A DNA window from Delphinus delphis chromosome 6, mDelDel1.2, whole genome shotgun sequence contains the following coding sequences:
- the PRDM12 gene encoding PR domain zinc finger protein 12, which translates to MMGSVLPAEALVLKTGLKAPGLALAEVITSDILHSFLYGRWRNVLGEQLFEDKSHHASPKTAFTAEVLAQSFSGEVQKLSSLVLPAEVIIAQSSIPGEGLGIFSKTWIKAGTEMGPFTGRVIAPEHVDICKNNNLMWEVFNEDGTVRYFIDASQEDHRSWMTYIKCARNEQEQNLEVVQIGTSIFYKAAEMIPPDQELLVWYGNSHNTFLGIPGVPGLGEEQKKNKHEDFHPADPAAGTSGRMRCVICHRGFNSRSNLRSHMRIHTLDKPFVCRFCNRRFSQSSTLRNHVRLHTGERPYKCQVCQSAYSQLAGLRAHQKSARHRPPSAALQAHSPALPAPHAHAPALAAAAAAAAHHLPAMVL; encoded by the exons ATGATGGGCTCCGTGCTCCCGGCTGAGGCCCTGGTGCTCAAGACAGGGCTGAAGGCGCCGGGGCTGGCGCTGGCAGAGGTCATCACCTCCGACATCCTGCACAGCTTCCTGTACGGCCGCTGGCGCAACGTGCTGGGCGAGCAGCTCTTCGAAGACAAGAGCCACCACGCCAGCCCCAAGACAGCCTTCACCGCCGAGGTCCTGGCGCAGTCCTTCTCGGGCG AGGTTCAGAAGCTGTCCAGCCTGGTGCTGCCGGCCGAGGTGATCATCGCGCAGAGCTCCATCCCCGGCGAGGGCCTCGGCATCTTCTCCAAGACGTGGATCAAGGCGGGCACAGAGATGGGCCCCTTCACCGGCCGCGTCATCGCCCCGGAGCACGTGGACATCTGCAAGAACAACAACCTCATGTGGGAG GTGTTCAACGAGGATGGCACGGTGCGCTACTTCATCGACGCCAGCCAGGAGGACCACCGAAGCTGGATGACCTACATCAAGTGCGCACGTAACGAGCAAGAGCAGAACCTGGAGGTGGTCCAGATCGGCACCAGCATCTTCTACAAAGCCGCCGAG ATGATCCCTCCAGACCAGGAGCTGCTGGTGTGGTATGGAAACTCACACAACACCTTCCTGGGGATCCCTGGTGTGCCCgggctgggggaggagcagaAAAAGAACAAGCATG AGGACTTCCACCCGGCGGACCCGGCGGCTGGCACCTCGGGCCGCATGCGCTGCGTCATCTGCCACCGCGGCTTCAACTCGCGCAGCAACCTGCGCTCGCACATGCGCATCCACACGCTGGACAAGCCCTTCGTGTGCCGCTTCTGCAACCGCCGCTTCAGCCAGTCGTCCACGTTGCGCAACCACGTGCGCCTGCACACGGGCGAACGCCCCTACAAGTGCCAGGTGTGCCAGAGCGCCTACTCGCAGCTGGCCGGCCTGCGCGCCCACCAGAAGAGCGCGCGCCACCGGCCGCCCAGCGCCGCGCTGCAGGCCCACTCGCCCGCGCTGCCCGCGCCGCACGCGCACGCGCCCgcgctcgccgccgccgccgccgccgccgcgcacCACCTGCCGGCCATGGTGCTGTGA